The Amphiura filiformis chromosome 1, Afil_fr2py, whole genome shotgun sequence nucleotide sequence attttgaaaatttttaacatcaagggtcatttgcaatggaaatttcccaaccttaaacatattttttaagttttaattgggttcctaaaataatttaaatgtctaacttcatgtacaaatactacttgatgaaaggaacctcccagccaagtttcacagaaattagagttattttttagaattggcaattcaagcgatttgtgtttcggaggcttcagttaacaacacaggtgatcataaaagtaaaatatttggctaactactacaagttgacatgaaaaaataggtaaaaaatatcacaattaccaattttcatgctttgcttctaagtattgaatttcagttgtgacaaaattaaattatcacagcaagtcattttttttgtttcggaggcttcatgtttacaatggttaaacatggcagaagtagtttttttgaaaacaacactgttgggatcatctaagctgttattttcttgtgtgtattgaatcaatgattctatgcggcagatattgcagatttataacatgataattttttcacccatttgttaagtatggtgttatttgcatgtgaagcctccgaaacggactttcttggatatcagtatatttttcaagcattaaccataatatcaattttttttttaatttatgacattctgcacatatcatgcaacaattgcaatgcagatatcaatatggaacataccaatttagatatgcatagatgataattaagtttactgttgtttcggaggcttcatttgtttcggaggcttcaattgttaacggaaagtttgtattgggtcccattttcaaacggtgatatatatctccatgatttaaaaacaagtgacttgaggatctactttgctacattttgataaatagattggatgagctcttttatttatatttgcccaagcttgctgaacagtttgtttcggaggcttcaaaaagttaacggaaaatcggctctttgaagtcaagattttataaaaattttaaaagcttgcaaatcaactaatttttgttacccatttcaagttaagatatcaactgttatgaatcaagaagaagtgaagaaataaccaagaattatgaaccaaagctatacccacaaagtttgttaacaattgttaacggaaaatgaagcctcgaacgacaaatatcaagtccggttctcaaaaatacagggctgttcacaattaaatctaatgtggcagtgtttactgaacatatgaccgtactttcaggataagaaaaattatccatgaactaactgaagaaaacacagggttttacaaaaatgttactgttttttacagtttttcaaaatggcaatattaggtacatttaagcctgctaaaactgaacgcagtaactcccgaagatgattatgctacccaaggtagctgctaactagatgacttatgtggccaaaaatcatggaattctgtggctttattagaaaactacggatcaaaatgttaaaaatccaaagttacaccctttaccgtgaaaatgaccatatgtgttatgttatcacaattaataatggccaattaattgatttcatttataataaggatcgaccaagcatcaatgGTTGGTCGAAAGattgaactaatttgtttctattgcctaacaaCAAATTTATGAACAAACAAATCATCTGATTTGGCCAATTATGTGTCAAAGCGTTGGGTCGGTGCAGAGCAATGCTCAAAAAGGGGTGCTACGTTTGTGTAAGTGATTATCGCTCAATAACAGGGTGGGTTGTATCAGAGCAAGAGAGTTGTTCTTTTCTGAAAGCCAGTGTAATGAAACACTTTCAATTAAAAGCTCAATAAGCCTCcatattcaaattattgttaaacagTGTACCTCCGTAGATTGGTGAATGTTTGATGTATTATGcagtttttttacataatttactCATTTCAGAGAAAGAAAAAGGTTAAACCCATTGAAACTAAACCAGAGCCTGTAAAAGTAGACTTTGATGTTCCATCTGAAGCTAGCAATGTTGACTCTGATTCAGACAATGAAGACTCAGACGAAAAAGACATGTCAGATTCATCACCGGGTAGATCACCCGGTAGATCACCCTCAAGATCGCCTAGGCAAAATAGATCACCCAGAAAAGGGTCTCCTGGAAGTTCAAGCACCAGTCCGAAGAGCAAAGATCAAAAGTCTGCTCTAGAAATTTTACGCCAGTTGACATATGCTGCTCTTGAAAGTGAACCAGATGTTGATGAGGACAACGATGATATGGTAGTCAAtagtgacgatgatgatgaagagAAACCCAAGGTGTTCGAAAAGAAAGAACCAAAACAAAGAACAATTCTTGATGTGGATCAGCTGCGAAAGTTATCAGCGACTGCGCTGGTGTTGAAATTTTCCAAACATACAACCAGTAAAGTTCCTAAGGATGCAAACACATACACATATCAGCATCAGTATGCTTGTACAATGCTGCCAGGTATATGCAGTGAGAAATTTTGCGGGAATGCAGTGGATACGAAGCCACAGATTAAAAGACATCTACTTAGGCATATTGGGGAATTGCTCACAATGACAAACCAAGGTGAGAAAAGAAATAGTTACTGCAATCAAGGAACAAGAATCATAAATCCAAAGAAAATTGGTTTTTAATTGttgttgaaaaaatgagaaatctATGAAATCAATACTTACAATTATTTCCCAGCACACACATAAGTAATACATTTTCAAATCTCATTTTGCTGCATCAAGTCAAGTGATGCTtgaaaaatgttattattaataCTTGCAGAGATTGCAATGACATCAAATTCCACATGTTTTGAATGTAGTTGTCtttcttgcatattcataaggATTAATGTTATTATGTTACAGGCATCACATGCCTCCACTTTTCCATGAAAAATATATGGTGGGATTAAGCAAAATCAATCCAAAgttgggcatattcaattttcagttttcgaTATGATAGTATAGTATTCAAGTATTTTGcaaagaaaaccccattaaaatcgaacatttagttccaaagatatggacagttgaagtgttttcaaaacaatagacattaaaagaaagttttgtctTTGTTTGTCTATAtcagaaaatcaatatttctgactttcgactgattttgcttgatcacacatCACATAATGTGTATGCTTTGAACATAACATGTTTACAGAGAACATGATGGGTGCAAATTTGTCTTGCTCATTTCATTGACCTTCATATGATGAGTTTGGAACTATGTGGGGTACCTCTTTCTTCATAATCTGTGGAAATCACCATTTGGAGTAGCAATCCTAAATTTGGATTTAATGCATTTCTGTTTTCTGGTTACTTGCCATATCCACAGTTTCTCCAGCAACGTCATTTCCAGGTTCAGTTCAAAGTCAAGCCAAGAGACGAATGCCAACCACTGAGGGTAAGCGAGACAAACAATGGGGCCCAATATACTTCATGTATGATGTATGTAGGCCAGTTAATTACAGTAGGCTTGCCACACTTTGTTTATTAGGCCCAGAGGAGATTCAAAGAGCAGATATTAAACAGCACATCTGATCAAGGCTAAATCTAACTGTTAAGTTGTAAGTTAATTTTTACTTATCACACCAAACAATATAAACATTGTCCATGCCTTTATCATCATCACATGATCACACAATGTCTGTCATGTGGGGCAAGTTCTGCCTTTCTGGTTGTCATTGATACTCAAAAATCAGAACATCATCAGCTGTGGTGAATTTTCTAAGAAAACAATAGACTGCGAGTAACCAGACCATAAGAACTAGACACAGATACAAGTGACATGAAAATGCCAAAAACCATTACAATATGAAACTAAATCATACGGATATGAAGATCTCACTGAAATTTAGACTGAAATAACATTGGAAATATGTGTTACTTTTTGATTCAGGCATGCTAATGACTATTGTCCAAATATGCCAAGAATGTACTGAAAGAAACACCTCTGAAATTTACTGGCCAAATGTACCAGCCAATTGAAATAGAatggaaattgaaattgaaataattatgGAAATAGATTCAATGGATTCAATGGTGCCTTGGATCATGGCTTATTTTGCTGGTCAATAGCTACTTTTTACAACAACACTGaaacaagtttcttttttttttgtcattgtgaTTTTAAGTGTTACTTAAAAATTTCTGTGTGGGTTTTATAGTATTGCAACTTTAATGCACATCATGACTCATCCTGCTCATTTTACCATATGACATTTCATCCTCTCCTTATAAGCTAACATCCATGTCATATCTTTGATTTGTTTGTAAAATCTTTGCAGAAATTGAAGAAATAGAAGACCTTGACTCACCTATTGATGCAGATGTGACAAATGAGGAgcctgatgatggtgatgataacaAGGAGTCAACTTCTACTAAAGATGACAAGACAGAAGTTGCTGATGATTCCTCAACACCAGGCAAAGTAAAGACTGTATCTTATGAGATCCCCTCATCTCATCAACCTAACAAGGCAGTTACGGTAGCACTCCCGAAAGAAGTTGATGTCAGGCGGTCAAGTTTTACAGTTATCAGATCAGCCGAGGGAGTTAATGAGGTTGTGTTACTCCCAAAAGGCAGACTTATCAATTTATCAGCTATACAGCCAAAAAGTGATGATGaaaatgaggaggaggaggatgggaAGGCAGAATATGACAAAACTGAAAAAACAGAAGATGCTCCCGATGGAGACCAGAAAGAGGACAAGAAGAAAAAGAAGTTTTATTATCCAAACTACAATCGATTGCGAAAGAAGGGACTTTCAAAAACCAGGGCATTTCACATGAGACAATCCGCTGTTAGATTAGAAATAGTGGATGATTTTGATGGAGATATTGATATTGAGGACACGGGGGATGATGAGACAGATTCAAATGGCAGTGACAATATTGAGAACAAAGGAAAAGAAGGAGATGCTTCGCAGGAAGAGAAAATTGAAACTGAAGAAGTTTCTCTGGGCGGTGCATTTCAAAGTCCTGATGCTGATTCACCAGCACGTCATCGAACTAACGTTGTCCCTTCTACCTCGCAAGAAATAGAATGCGATATCATTGTCAGAACTCGTAAACACCCCGCCAACAAGAAGCCAACACTGCCGCGGTCTGTAGGACAGTCAGTCAAATCAGCAAGGCAGTTGAATAAAGTTTTGCACGGAGATGaatctaaaccaagaaatatcgTTGCCATGGATCCTCCAGGGGATGATCATAACTATGCATGGCACCCAACAAGGTATATCTCAGGTCCCACTCATACAGACTCAAGAGGAAACCCACTTGAGAAACCAGAGGAGAAGGATGACAAAGAGGAAAAATTTGACTTGGACCCTATATTTTATCCTTTCCAACCGGGAagatcgtcatcatcatcacagaAAAAATCCAAACAGCGTCGTCCTTTGACAAAGACAATTCCTGGTGTGGGTAAAGTTGTCAGTCACTCTGCTGGGGTTGGTAatccaagatgggcaaaaggaatagggagagagaagaaagagaCAGATGAGGAAAAGAAAATGAAGGTAATGTAGAGACTTTTGGAAGTAGCTTGTATGAATTAATATTTCCACCAATTAAAAGATAGTACATAAAAATACAATAGCCAATAGCTTAAAGTAAATCAGTTTCCCTTGGCCTTGTTATAGTTACGTATTCAGTTGCTGCAAGATAATCTTTTTTGTTAAGGTTTAAAATAGAGGGGCAAAGACAATCATCATTACATACATTTGGTGATTCCACTAAGGCGCTGTGACGAGCGTGCCAGAATTGGCACAGAACCCTATAggatcatttggggtcaccaaggggtcatctgaggtcaaattactaaaaactggtcgtatgggcgtgaaacttggtgggtacagacaacatttagagccaaatttttggaaggtcattttggggtcaccaagaggtcatctgaggtcaaattaataaaattggtcatatgagcatgaaacttggtgggtaggggagattggggttagttggaacgcggggtaagttgaaacattgcatttttttctgacacaaaaaattaattttgtaaaatactggcacctagtaataggtattagtaagggtcatccaccaaattagcaacagcactgatgtcccaccagtgttggcttgggaaaggaatatctgttttttgtcTTATTTACtaattttatacccctcagaaaagatgcgttatctccatgttgtttgaagattcaggagattattttttgagtatcataagcactagtagtaagtcccagaataatgctttaaaaataaaagtttcattgtatttcttattttgtgtaatgaactttgaaatgtaaaaataggcatcggggttagttgaaacttttgaggtggggttagttgacacgtgaaaatcgcatagaaaaatatggttaaaaatttgactttttaaaaatttgtgacatgtttaccatttcttcaatattgctttaatatggtttaaaagcaataatacaagcaaaaagtgcacacagaaagtacattttataatatttaaggcttatcatattttggtccatggtgacactcgtcaccttgtgtccaaagtattgacccgcactcccacatatttatttattcattttttcactttgacactgattgtatgttaaagggtgccttcaagggaagtataaccctaacaacacaataataattattttgaaatttttacaagccatgtttcaactaaccttcaccctatgtttcaacttaccccaggggtggggttagttgaaacacttttgttcaaattttcaaattggattatatgaataaacataagcaggtccaataaagtttaaggctgtatttgtagcatgtatgtatatgtttatactgatatggttagtgtttcttgaaagtaatcggtttgcgttaaaaagacgattttgtgaaaaatgtttcaactaaccccaatctcccctacagtcaacatttagagccaaatttttggaaggtcatttcagggtcatccggggtcaccaagaggtcattgcaaggtcattttggggtcatcagggtgGACGCATCCCATTCGAAAACCGCGATGTTTCTAGTTGAATTAGCAAACAAGGGATCAACGCTTTAAATAATAgtgggcagcatatcaattttttaacagtGATCAGCGGCAGCAGGATAAATAAGCATAAAAAGGCTGGCATATGGGGTTAGCTAACAGTGCAAGCTGATGATCAccttaaaaaattgatatgctgtccTAAAGCAACAATCCCTTGTtcgctaattcaaaaataattaatgCGTAACaggaatttaccaaaagacgaatacGGATTGGCTGTAGACAGGTGAACTCATAGCAATATAATCCATGATGCTGCCTCCCAAAATTAAGGTGACAGTTGATATTAGAACcctgttaagggaactggaataagcgttttgagcgtttcgacagcattttttgtgggacatgggagcacatcagacctattgaaatgcattctgaatacgaagaatgtccttctgatatcaaataattttcattttatgaaattcacgatataatacaaattttatgacaaattattaaaatttgatatttttcacattttgagatataacagtcctcgaagtaaattttataaatttaatgatatagtcttaaagtgtatgtagctggtaggaaaagccgatgatcaattgaaaattttgacctttcatattgaagatatggatttttttcccaaaagacctaatttttttttggtgttttagggaaaaaaattccatatcttcaatacgacaggtcaaaattttcaattcatcgtcgacttttcatcccacctacatacactttagaaggtaaaaatcatcagatttataaagtttacttgagtactgttaaatatcaaaaatatcaattttaatgatttgccataaaatgtgtattacattgcaatttcaaaaatcaaaattatttgatatcagaaggccattcttcgtattcagaatgcaattcgatatgtctgatgtgctctaatttcccacaataaatactgtccaaacgttcataccccaccccttaacactTCCAATTTTGTCGCCTATACAGAATACACCTTTACTTTCCCTACTGTTCATTGTTTGGGAAAAACAAACTATAATGCTCACATTCATGTCTGCGATTTTGCACATTAAAGTGCTATGAAAATGTAATTCAAACCTGCTCATA carries:
- the LOC140158774 gene encoding uncharacterized protein; amino-acid sequence: MMPSNRRKQVNPTKSVHNIEPDDKAGPSSGSPGDKNEKEVEYREVILKMGRGIGYYIKNFIYIKNRECHGKIFLRCQHRTTCSARAYIKVRSKRAIVTQSYHPHPPPNHKTIEFKTTLPTKKGSSSAGKSTPKRTSPRKATAVKSAKEVQEEDEPESEKKGEEETAKLKRGSPSSDECETKVSPPVRERSQRVRKLPARLREDPSPIPFIGKRKKKKKLLILPPRQRKKKVKPIETKPEPVKVDFDVPSEASNVDSDSDNEDSDEKDMSDSSPGRSPGRSPSRSPRQNRSPRKGSPGSSSTSPKSKDQKSALEILRQLTYAALESEPDVDEDNDDMVVNSDDDDEEKPKVFEKKEPKQRTILDVDQLRKLSATALVLKFSKHTTSKVPKDANTYTYQHQYACTMLPGICSEKFCGNAVDTKPQIKRHLLRHIGELLTMTNQVSPATSFPGSVQSQAKRRMPTTEEIEEIEDLDSPIDADVTNEEPDDGDDNKESTSTKDDKTEVADDSSTPGKVKTVSYEIPSSHQPNKAVTVALPKEVDVRRSSFTVIRSAEGVNEVVLLPKGRLINLSAIQPKSDDENEEEEDGKAEYDKTEKTEDAPDGDQKEDKKKKKFYYPNYNRLRKKGLSKTRAFHMRQSAVRLEIVDDFDGDIDIEDTGDDETDSNGSDNIENKGKEGDASQEEKIETEEVSLGGAFQSPDADSPARHRTNVVPSTSQEIECDIIVRTRKHPANKKPTLPRSVGQSVKSARQLNKVLHGDESKPRNIVAMDPPGDDHNYAWHPTRYISGPTHTDSRGNPLEKPEEKDDKEEKFDLDPIFYPFQPGRSSSSSQKKSKQRRPLTKTIPGVGKVVSHSAGVGNPRWAKGIGREKKETDEEKKMKKKALELLNALHKKQAFKGRKGPFKCQLCGKNVTAAGTLRAHYRSHAGIKPYRCKLCQATFTRLHSLKYHMMIHNQQSRFVCDHCSREFRHASHFREHLRRHTGEEPFGCTDCPARFKTRNTYKRHLFAKHGKLLTADGIQLVPIDS